The following proteins are encoded in a genomic region of Gimesia algae:
- a CDS encoding glutathione peroxidase yields MRNLKSLTMLAGMLALTCSMSLAGQANKKSVPPVLNRTVKTLEGKEVDLSKYKDKVLLIVNTASKCGATPQYKDLQALHEKYKDQGLVVLGFPCNQFGGQEPGTAVQISEFCSKNYGVTFDMFSKIDVKGENADALYQYLTSKNTNPKTAGPVKWNFEKFLISRDGEIAARFKTRDNPQSEEVTTAIETELKKK; encoded by the coding sequence ATGAGAAACCTCAAATCGCTGACTATGCTGGCAGGTATGCTGGCTTTAACCTGTTCCATGAGCCTTGCCGGGCAAGCCAATAAAAAATCAGTCCCCCCCGTATTGAATCGCACTGTCAAGACACTGGAAGGGAAAGAGGTCGACCTGAGTAAGTACAAAGACAAAGTACTGCTGATCGTGAATACTGCCAGTAAATGTGGTGCAACTCCTCAATACAAAGACCTGCAGGCCCTCCATGAAAAATATAAAGACCAGGGACTGGTCGTTCTCGGCTTTCCCTGCAATCAGTTTGGCGGCCAGGAACCTGGAACTGCTGTGCAGATTTCAGAATTCTGCAGCAAGAACTACGGCGTCACTTTCGACATGTTCAGCAAGATTGATGTAAAAGGCGAAAATGCCGACGCACTTTATCAGTATCTGACCTCAAAAAATACGAACCCCAAAACAGCTGGTCCTGTCAAATGGAACTTTGAAAAGTTTCTGATCAGCCGCGATGGTGAAATTGCAGCACGTTTCAAAACCCGTGATAATCCGCAGTCGGAAGAAGTTACTACAGCGATTGAAACAGAACTGAAAAAGAAATAA
- a CDS encoding iron-containing alcohol dehydrogenase: protein MNYNFFAPQQICFGWGRFQETGDLAASLGTRAFIINGSRSLESSGVIEELRQLLSRASIKSEFIRTISNEPEVSDVDQTTNLLRHWGAGAGDFLIGIGGGSGIDLAKAASAMITNQESDTVLDYLEGVGRGLKLTESPLPLLAIPTTAGTGSEATKNAVISSYAPPFKKSLRAEEMIPDIVLCDPQLACSVPPEITARTGMDAITQLLESYISCRAQPIPQALCLQGLKLAIPALPEAVENGNSRRGREAMAHAALLSGIALANSGLGMAHGVAPALGIHCKISHGLACAMMLPATLQANLSVRQQEYGEIYRFLYPDQTLSVEQAAESLITEIQQLNDRIHIPRRLSEVGVSQAQIPDLVASSRGNSMSGNPRQIPDGELTQILESLL, encoded by the coding sequence ATGAATTACAATTTTTTCGCGCCACAACAAATTTGCTTTGGCTGGGGACGCTTTCAGGAAACAGGAGATCTGGCGGCTTCTCTGGGAACACGAGCTTTTATCATTAATGGTTCACGTTCACTGGAGTCGTCAGGAGTTATCGAAGAATTACGTCAACTGCTGTCCCGTGCCAGTATCAAAAGTGAATTCATTCGCACTATTTCCAACGAACCCGAAGTATCGGACGTGGACCAGACGACCAATCTTCTCAGGCACTGGGGAGCCGGTGCAGGGGACTTTCTAATTGGGATCGGCGGTGGTTCAGGCATCGATCTGGCCAAAGCAGCCTCTGCCATGATCACAAACCAGGAAAGTGATACTGTTCTGGACTATCTGGAGGGAGTGGGGCGGGGCCTGAAATTGACCGAATCGCCTCTGCCTCTCCTGGCAATTCCCACCACCGCGGGAACAGGGAGTGAAGCGACAAAAAATGCCGTCATTTCCAGCTATGCACCTCCCTTTAAAAAAAGTCTGCGTGCCGAGGAGATGATACCTGATATTGTACTCTGTGACCCTCAACTTGCCTGTTCGGTTCCTCCGGAAATCACAGCCCGAACCGGGATGGACGCCATTACCCAGTTGCTGGAAAGTTATATCTCCTGCCGTGCACAACCGATCCCACAGGCACTTTGTCTGCAGGGGCTCAAACTGGCGATCCCGGCATTACCCGAGGCAGTAGAGAACGGCAATTCCCGCAGGGGGCGCGAAGCAATGGCTCATGCCGCGTTACTCTCAGGGATCGCTCTGGCCAACTCCGGACTGGGGATGGCCCATGGAGTGGCTCCTGCATTAGGCATCCATTGTAAGATATCACACGGTCTGGCTTGTGCGATGATGCTGCCCGCTACTTTACAAGCAAATTTATCAGTCCGACAACAGGAATACGGAGAGATCTACCGGTTCCTTTATCCAGACCAGACTCTTTCTGTAGAACAGGCCGCAGAATCCCTGATCACCGAGATTCAGCAACTGAATGACCGAATTCATATTCCACGCCGTCTTTCAGAGGTTGGTGTCTCCCAGGCGCAAATCCCCGATCTGGTGGCCAGTTCGCGGGGAAACAGTATGAGTGGAAATCCCCGTCAAATCCCTGACGGGGAACTGACACAAATCCTGGAATCTCTGCTGTAA
- a CDS encoding SGNH/GDSL hydrolase family protein has product MKTMSINLIVLILLIMFPMYTVQAAPPEYHTVKAKLLKPRQGIGNTVEKLNSGAEVRVAYLGGSITAANGWRVKTTKWLQSEFPNAKIHEIHAAIGGTGSDLGAFRLEHDVLQHHPDLVFIEFAVNDGGRQPEAIWESMDGIVRQIWKSNPQTDICFVYTFRVNYEKELRKGDNPRAASAMELLANYYGIPSINVALKIAELEQQGKLKFTSETPVSAGVVLFSNDGVHPLDQGHDIYTEVIADAIKQMESTSQPLDHSSKLKQPFVTGHWSDAKMIPLEPSMLSGNWKKLPADNILQKRFGGRMGQIWEADTPGSKLTFRFRGSQAALYDLLGPDGGQVQITVDGKPHEKLTPRFDSYCTYHRIATLRLAEGLNPEQIHTVTVEIDAEQPDRNPVAFRLKNPEEELKAAKYQGTRIRVGKIMLRGELVP; this is encoded by the coding sequence ATGAAGACGATGTCGATAAATCTGATCGTACTCATCCTGCTGATAATGTTTCCGATGTATACCGTTCAGGCAGCCCCTCCTGAATATCATACGGTAAAAGCGAAACTGCTCAAACCACGACAGGGAATTGGCAACACGGTTGAGAAACTGAATTCGGGAGCAGAAGTTCGCGTAGCCTATCTGGGTGGATCAATCACCGCCGCGAATGGCTGGAGAGTCAAAACAACCAAATGGCTGCAGTCAGAATTTCCCAACGCGAAGATTCATGAAATCCATGCTGCCATAGGTGGTACCGGCAGCGATCTGGGAGCTTTTCGCCTCGAGCATGATGTGCTGCAGCATCACCCCGATCTGGTGTTCATTGAATTCGCCGTGAATGATGGAGGTCGTCAGCCTGAAGCGATCTGGGAATCGATGGACGGCATCGTTCGGCAGATCTGGAAATCCAATCCACAGACAGATATCTGTTTTGTGTATACATTTCGGGTGAATTATGAAAAGGAGCTGCGCAAAGGAGATAACCCACGCGCCGCTTCTGCCATGGAACTGCTGGCCAACTATTATGGAATTCCTTCAATCAATGTGGCTTTAAAAATTGCGGAACTCGAACAGCAGGGCAAACTCAAATTTACATCCGAAACCCCAGTCTCAGCAGGCGTCGTCCTGTTTTCCAATGATGGTGTGCATCCTCTTGATCAGGGACATGACATCTACACAGAAGTGATCGCAGATGCGATCAAACAGATGGAAAGCACTTCACAACCCCTCGATCACAGTTCCAAACTCAAACAACCTTTTGTTACGGGACACTGGTCTGATGCCAAAATGATTCCCCTGGAGCCATCCATGCTCAGCGGTAACTGGAAGAAACTACCGGCAGATAATATTCTGCAGAAACGATTTGGGGGACGGATGGGACAAATCTGGGAAGCAGATACTCCCGGCAGCAAGCTTACATTTCGTTTTCGTGGTTCACAGGCAGCCCTGTATGATTTACTCGGCCCGGATGGCGGACAGGTCCAGATCACCGTGGATGGCAAACCACATGAGAAACTCACTCCCCGTTTTGACAGTTATTGTACCTACCATCGTATCGCAACTTTGAGACTGGCAGAGGGCCTGAATCCAGAGCAGATCCATACTGTGACGGTCGAAATCGATGCCGAACAACCTGATCGGAATCCGGTTGCATTTCGCCTTAAAAACCCCGAAGAGGAATTAAAAGCCGCCAAATACCAGGGAACCAGAATACGAGTTGGTAAAATCATGCTACGCGGCGAACTGGTCCCCTGA
- a CDS encoding 1-phosphofructokinase family hexose kinase translates to MIIAAGLSPAWQQILEVNSLEIGEVNRCQSAHWSASGKVINVAIAVRHLDIPCETIFSAGGYTRDLIEADLMRLQVPCRILDQQNPTRICTTVLDRSTGQTTELVENATAVSAAEVSMFATEYCQHASSADVVVLTGSLPAGASASLYHDLLAETDCPVILDARGPELEAALTQCPFLVKPNLEELEQTLAYSLSSTDQMIKGMQEINQRGATWVVTSQGKDALWATSEQQVYRFTPATAKVVNPIGCGDSLAAGIACGIHDGRSVPDAIRWGMAAAADNLTQLLPARLSKTSVQAFFDQIEMEQLV, encoded by the coding sequence ATGATCATCGCAGCCGGTTTGAGTCCGGCCTGGCAGCAGATCCTGGAAGTGAACTCCCTTGAGATCGGAGAAGTCAACCGGTGCCAGTCAGCTCACTGGTCAGCCTCCGGAAAAGTGATTAATGTGGCGATCGCTGTCCGGCATCTGGATATTCCCTGCGAAACGATTTTTTCGGCTGGAGGATACACCCGGGATTTGATCGAAGCAGACCTGATGCGTCTTCAGGTTCCCTGTCGTATTCTGGATCAACAGAACCCGACACGAATTTGTACGACGGTATTGGATCGTTCGACGGGACAGACGACCGAACTGGTGGAAAATGCAACCGCGGTTTCAGCAGCAGAAGTGTCTATGTTTGCTACTGAATACTGCCAGCACGCCTCTTCTGCGGATGTCGTTGTACTAACCGGATCATTACCGGCAGGTGCTTCTGCATCCCTGTATCATGATTTGCTGGCAGAGACAGACTGCCCGGTAATTCTCGATGCACGGGGACCAGAGCTGGAAGCGGCATTAACTCAATGCCCTTTTCTGGTAAAACCCAACCTGGAAGAACTGGAGCAGACATTGGCTTACTCCCTTTCCAGCACCGATCAGATGATTAAAGGGATGCAGGAAATCAATCAAAGAGGGGCGACCTGGGTTGTGACCTCACAAGGGAAAGATGCCTTATGGGCGACCTCGGAACAACAGGTTTATCGCTTCACTCCCGCGACAGCGAAAGTTGTGAACCCCATCGGTTGTGGAGACAGTCTGGCAGCAGGCATCGCCTGTGGAATTCACGATGGTCGCAGTGTTCCAGATGCCATTCGCTGGGGGATGGCAGCGGCAGCCGATAATTTGACCCAACTATTACCCGCACGTTTGTCCAAAACCAGTGTGCAAGCATTTTTCGATCAGATCGAAATGGAGCAGCTTGTCTGA
- a CDS encoding ABC transporter ATP-binding protein produces the protein MADTQTSAQCLLEARQIGRQISDGHWLIRNLSLSVYPGDRIAISGPTGSGKSVFLRSLAMLDEIQEGSILFHDEPIRDKQLPEYRSRVVYLQQRPVLIEGTVESNLQFAFQFQVNQHKDHNPDSVRNFLESFGRPESFLKKKSSSLSGGEGQIVALLRALILSPQVLLLDEPTSGLDPETTQQFESIILQWIKSSEVCPAFVWITHDRSQAQRLADKVMIFPAGEVSNNVNSES, from the coding sequence ATGGCAGACACACAAACTTCTGCTCAATGCCTGCTGGAAGCACGTCAGATCGGACGACAGATTTCAGACGGTCACTGGTTGATTCGAAATCTGTCACTGAGTGTTTACCCGGGCGACCGGATTGCCATATCAGGCCCGACGGGATCGGGAAAATCCGTTTTTCTGCGGTCACTGGCGATGCTGGATGAGATCCAGGAAGGGAGTATCCTGTTTCATGATGAGCCCATCAGAGATAAACAGCTACCCGAATATCGCAGTCGAGTTGTCTATCTTCAACAGCGACCGGTTTTAATCGAAGGGACAGTAGAATCGAATCTGCAGTTTGCCTTTCAGTTTCAGGTCAATCAGCACAAAGACCATAATCCGGATTCCGTTCGGAACTTTCTGGAATCCTTCGGCAGACCAGAGTCATTTCTCAAAAAAAAGTCGTCATCGCTGTCTGGTGGAGAAGGACAAATTGTGGCATTGTTACGTGCCCTGATTCTGTCTCCCCAGGTTTTACTGCTGGATGAACCAACTTCCGGACTGGATCCGGAAACCACCCAGCAGTTTGAATCGATCATTCTACAATGGATCAAATCTTCAGAAGTATGCCCGGCGTTTGTCTGGATTACACACGATCGAAGTCAGGCTCAGAGGCTGGCTGATAAAGTCATGATATTTCCTGCAGGCGAGGTGTCGAACAATGTCAATTCAGAATCCTGA
- a CDS encoding SpoIIAA family protein, with protein MPIEILHHADQNYVELKLSGKLVKEDYHNFTPSIETLIQQHGALHMLVVLEDFHGWTMGALWEDTKFDIKHFKDIARLAIVGDSKWEEGMATFCKPFTKAKIKYFNITDLDAAKTWIAESA; from the coding sequence ATGCCAATTGAAATTCTACACCACGCGGATCAAAACTACGTGGAATTAAAACTGTCTGGTAAACTGGTCAAAGAAGACTATCACAATTTCACCCCCAGTATTGAAACATTAATTCAACAGCATGGTGCCTTACACATGCTGGTTGTTCTGGAAGATTTCCATGGATGGACCATGGGCGCGCTCTGGGAAGATACTAAATTTGATATCAAACACTTCAAAGACATCGCACGTCTGGCGATTGTTGGCGACAGTAAATGGGAAGAAGGAATGGCCACATTCTGTAAACCATTTACTAAGGCAAAAATCAAATATTTCAATATCACCGATCTGGATGCTGCAAAAACCTGGATCGCAGAATCTGCCTGA
- a CDS encoding bifunctional aminoglycoside phosphotransferase/ATP-binding protein, translating into MLETHISWVLLTGPYAYKLKKPVDLGFVDFSTLELREKYCHEEIRLNRRLAPDLYREVIPITGSEDKPEFNGNGEIIDFAVQMMQFPQDRLLSDAIKENRLTADHINQLAEEVAEFHAKIAIAGADLEWGTPEKVFAPVEENFRHVNELFSTEDTVQKLLDLIRAENEHCFQKYYPLFQERKVRGYIRECHGDMHLGNMILSERGVTLFDCLEFNAGLRWVDVLSEVAFVVMDLEDRGRADFAMQFLNRYLELTGDYAGIPLLRFYLSYRAMVRAKVAAIRLSQPELSDLVAKEVREEFQSYLELAKDYVMNPKPRLLLTHGVSGSGKSYGSELLLEGMSAIRIRSDIERKRLQNERQIPDSDLYSAETTRLVYERLVALAQLILESGWNVIVDATSLKFWQRILFYDLSEKLEIPFQLVVFSASRAQLESRIRQREKNGNDPSDATTEVLQLQLDELDPLGENELKQSVAIPVDQEWTTEFLVQLLQDAGDHSQP; encoded by the coding sequence ATGCTGGAAACCCATATTTCCTGGGTGCTGCTGACTGGTCCTTATGCTTATAAGCTGAAAAAACCGGTCGACCTGGGCTTTGTTGATTTTTCCACATTGGAACTGCGGGAAAAATATTGTCACGAAGAAATCCGTCTGAATCGACGCCTGGCACCCGATCTCTACAGGGAAGTGATCCCGATTACTGGTTCTGAAGATAAGCCTGAGTTCAATGGGAACGGAGAGATTATCGATTTTGCCGTCCAGATGATGCAGTTTCCACAAGACCGTCTGTTGAGCGATGCCATCAAAGAAAACCGTTTAACGGCGGACCATATCAATCAACTGGCGGAAGAGGTTGCCGAATTCCATGCGAAGATTGCCATTGCCGGTGCAGATCTGGAATGGGGGACGCCTGAAAAAGTGTTCGCCCCGGTGGAAGAAAATTTTCGACATGTCAATGAGTTATTCTCAACAGAAGACACAGTACAGAAACTGCTGGATTTGATCCGTGCTGAAAATGAACACTGTTTTCAGAAATATTATCCACTGTTCCAGGAACGCAAGGTGCGTGGGTATATCCGTGAATGTCATGGCGATATGCATTTGGGAAATATGATTCTAAGTGAGCGGGGAGTGACCCTCTTTGACTGCCTGGAATTCAATGCGGGTTTACGCTGGGTTGATGTCTTGAGCGAAGTTGCCTTTGTCGTCATGGATCTGGAAGATCGGGGGCGAGCCGACTTCGCCATGCAGTTTCTGAATCGTTATCTGGAACTGACGGGAGATTATGCCGGCATTCCACTCTTGCGTTTTTATCTATCTTACCGGGCGATGGTTCGTGCGAAAGTTGCTGCGATCAGATTGAGTCAGCCGGAACTATCGGATTTAGTGGCTAAGGAGGTACGCGAGGAATTCCAGTCGTATCTGGAACTCGCGAAAGACTATGTCATGAATCCGAAACCCAGACTGCTGCTGACCCATGGAGTTTCTGGTAGTGGCAAGTCCTATGGCAGCGAACTTCTGTTGGAAGGCATGTCAGCGATTCGAATTCGTTCTGATATCGAACGCAAACGACTGCAGAACGAACGGCAGATTCCGGACAGCGATCTGTATTCTGCAGAGACAACGCGACTTGTTTATGAAAGGTTGGTCGCTCTGGCGCAACTGATCCTGGAATCGGGCTGGAACGTGATTGTCGACGCCACATCGCTTAAATTCTGGCAGCGAATTTTATTTTACGACTTGTCAGAAAAACTGGAAATACCGTTTCAGCTGGTGGTCTTTTCGGCAAGTCGAGCACAGCTGGAATCCCGGATCAGGCAGCGAGAAAAAAATGGGAATGATCCCTCTGACGCGACAACAGAAGTTCTCCAACTGCAACTGGACGAATTAGATCCTTTGGGTGAGAACGAACTAAAACAGTCAGTCGCCATCCCCGTAGATCAGGAATGGACGACTGAATTTCTGGTTCAACTCCTGCAAGACGCAGGTGATCACTCACAGCCGTGA
- a CDS encoding class I SAM-dependent methyltransferase, which translates to MSYLSARLNDVKTVWQLLASRIDGQTHAERLNSFYQGQAAGYDQFRKRLLHGRSELFESMPVPEAGVWVDLGTGTGENAELWGQRIHQFQRAYLVDLCQPLLDVCSQRISDRGWSNVTAVCHDATTFTPPETHVDLVTFSYSLTMIPDWFQALNHAWDLLRPGGMLGIVDFYVARKFPQDNLKSHGWFQRNFWPVWFASDNVFLNSDHLPYLLDRFELISLNESQGSLPFMPLLKVPFYTLIVKKPL; encoded by the coding sequence ATGAGCTATTTGAGTGCGCGGCTGAACGATGTCAAAACCGTGTGGCAACTGTTGGCCTCGCGTATTGATGGTCAGACTCACGCCGAGAGACTGAATTCGTTCTATCAGGGACAGGCAGCCGGTTACGATCAGTTCCGTAAACGACTATTACATGGTCGCAGTGAATTGTTTGAAAGCATGCCTGTACCCGAAGCAGGGGTCTGGGTCGATCTGGGGACAGGAACTGGCGAAAATGCAGAATTATGGGGCCAACGAATTCATCAGTTTCAACGTGCTTATCTCGTTGATCTCTGTCAGCCTCTGCTGGATGTCTGTTCTCAACGAATATCAGATCGAGGCTGGTCGAATGTGACAGCAGTTTGTCATGATGCGACCACCTTTACGCCTCCTGAAACTCACGTGGATCTGGTGACCTTTTCCTACTCACTCACCATGATTCCCGACTGGTTTCAGGCACTGAACCATGCCTGGGATCTCCTACGACCAGGAGGAATGCTGGGGATTGTTGATTTCTATGTCGCCAGGAAATTCCCGCAGGACAACTTGAAGTCGCATGGCTGGTTTCAACGAAATTTCTGGCCTGTCTGGTTTGCGAGTGACAATGTCTTTCTGAATTCAGATCACCTCCCCTATCTGCTGGATCGCTTTGAATTGATTTCTCTCAACGAATCGCAGGGAAGTCTCCCATTTATGCCTCTTCTCAAAGTTCCGTTTTATACACTGATTGTGAAAAAACCGCTTTAA
- a CDS encoding DUF3419 family protein gives MISERISSKGFQFVHQGNLVYNTCWEDPRLDRAALELGPDDEVLVITSAGCNALDYLLDKPRQVHAVDVNPKQNALLELKLAAIRNLDYEAFFDLFGRGFSKDWQTLYAQKLRADLSLTAQKYWDRHGKFFSGEGKRSSFYFRGSSGLFAWFVNCYIDRIAKIRDDINSLLAARDVSEQSSIYQSRNINELLWTRMIKWWMRRDLTLSMLGVPRPQRTQIDQCYAGGIVQFVIDRIETVFTSRSLQDNYFWRVYLTGSYDHECCPEYLKPHNFARLKAGLIDRLTVTTNTVEGFLRQHPGTISRFILLDHMDWMAGAQPQLLQSEWQAILDKAAPESRILWRSAGIQVDFVDPIQVQHHGQQREVGELLQYQNQLATELHEQDRVNTYGSFYIADLLI, from the coding sequence ATGATTTCTGAACGAATCAGCAGTAAAGGTTTTCAATTCGTGCATCAGGGCAATCTGGTTTATAATACCTGCTGGGAAGATCCTCGACTCGATCGCGCGGCACTGGAACTGGGGCCCGATGACGAAGTTCTGGTAATCACTTCCGCTGGCTGTAATGCGTTAGATTATCTGTTGGACAAACCTCGCCAGGTGCATGCCGTGGATGTGAATCCTAAGCAGAATGCACTTCTGGAATTGAAGCTGGCAGCGATTCGTAACCTGGATTATGAAGCATTTTTTGATCTGTTTGGTCGTGGATTCTCGAAAGACTGGCAGACGTTGTACGCTCAAAAATTGCGAGCAGACTTATCACTGACCGCGCAGAAATACTGGGACCGACATGGGAAGTTTTTTTCCGGTGAGGGAAAACGGTCCAGTTTCTATTTTCGCGGTTCCTCCGGGTTGTTTGCCTGGTTTGTAAACTGTTACATCGACCGCATCGCTAAAATTCGTGATGATATCAATTCGCTACTGGCGGCTCGCGACGTTTCAGAACAGAGTTCAATTTATCAGTCTCGTAATATTAATGAACTGCTCTGGACCAGAATGATCAAATGGTGGATGCGGCGAGACCTGACTTTGTCCATGCTGGGAGTACCCCGCCCGCAACGTACGCAGATCGATCAATGTTATGCCGGCGGGATTGTTCAGTTTGTTATCGATCGCATCGAAACTGTTTTTACCAGTCGCTCGCTGCAGGACAACTATTTCTGGCGTGTCTATCTGACAGGCAGCTATGACCATGAGTGCTGTCCCGAATATCTTAAGCCGCATAATTTTGCACGCCTCAAAGCGGGGCTGATAGATCGACTCACCGTGACTACTAATACGGTGGAAGGCTTTCTACGGCAGCATCCCGGAACCATCTCCCGTTTTATACTGTTGGATCACATGGACTGGATGGCAGGCGCACAACCTCAATTATTACAAAGCGAATGGCAGGCGATTCTCGACAAAGCGGCACCAGAGAGCAGGATCCTCTGGCGGAGTGCGGGAATACAAGTGGACTTTGTTGACCCCATTCAAGTCCAGCATCATGGACAACAACGGGAAGTCGGTGAGCTATTACAATACCAGAATCAGCTCGCAACTGAACTGCATGAGCAGGACCGGGTGAATACCTATGGCAGTTTCTATATTGCAGATTTGTTGATCTGA
- a CDS encoding UDP-2,3-diacylglucosamine diphosphatase has product MIVSQNQPAATVSRTIRTIFVSDVHLGCMHSRADEFLKFLNSHQPESLYLVGDLIDGWKLRKKWRWPEIYNQIFDRVEELSRKGTEVFYTPGNHDNFLRDFGKRFGFVSLSDEFVHLTADGRRFLIIHGDQFDKFETGAQWLSVLASFAYDVLLTSNTLFNRLFNRQGQTKFALSSAVKSQVKHLMRFISDYERKLADHARLKRCEGIICGHIHAPNILDIDGINYCNTGDWVEHCSALIEYSDGELEIVFFDQEIAPVQKSVPQARPERINSKTFVEAEVPGLVSRFWKKCHPLKLIRR; this is encoded by the coding sequence ATGATCGTGTCCCAGAACCAGCCCGCTGCAACAGTATCTCGTACGATTCGAACGATTTTTGTCAGCGATGTGCATCTGGGATGTATGCATTCGAGAGCAGATGAATTTCTGAAATTTCTGAATTCCCACCAGCCTGAATCTCTCTATCTGGTAGGCGATCTGATTGATGGCTGGAAGTTGCGCAAAAAATGGCGCTGGCCTGAAATTTATAATCAGATCTTTGACCGGGTTGAAGAACTCAGTCGTAAAGGGACTGAAGTATTTTATACTCCTGGAAATCATGATAACTTTTTACGTGATTTCGGCAAGCGGTTTGGTTTCGTATCACTCTCTGATGAATTCGTCCATCTGACAGCAGATGGACGGCGCTTTCTGATTATCCACGGCGATCAGTTCGATAAGTTTGAAACGGGTGCGCAATGGCTATCGGTGCTGGCTTCATTTGCTTATGACGTGTTACTGACCTCTAATACTTTGTTCAACCGTCTGTTCAATCGTCAGGGCCAGACAAAATTTGCCCTCTCCTCTGCTGTGAAATCTCAGGTGAAGCACCTGATGCGGTTTATCAGCGATTATGAGAGGAAGCTGGCCGATCATGCCCGACTGAAACGGTGTGAGGGAATCATCTGCGGTCATATTCATGCCCCCAATATTCTCGATATCGACGGGATTAACTACTGTAATACAGGTGACTGGGTGGAACACTGCAGCGCTTTGATTGAATACAGTGACGGCGAACTGGAAATCGTTTTTTTCGATCAGGAAATTGCTCCTGTCCAGAAGTCTGTTCCTCAAGCACGTCCGGAGAGAATCAATTCAAAGACTTTTGTTGAAGCTGAGGTGCCGGGGCTTGTCAGCCGTTTCTGGAAAAAATGTCATCCTCTTAAACTGATCCGCCGCTGA
- a CDS encoding ABC transporter permease — protein MYDLTPLNIFLATLLVMINGIISFWLSLNLEKRLFLASIRTVIQLLLIGMILEWIFELSWWPVILLLMFSMTLIASLTAVQRSQRRFPGIWLNSTIAVFVSSWLVSGFALTVVIPPHSWSNNPAQYLIPLLGMILGNTLNGISLGLDRLSEELVMRRGEVELRLSLGATRNEAAREALQNAVRSGMTPIINSMMVVGLVSLPGLMTGQILAGASPLESVKYQIVIMFLIASGTALGTVISVLLGYRRLFNSRHQFLFERITRVEK, from the coding sequence ATGTATGACTTAACCCCACTGAATATTTTTCTGGCAACACTGCTGGTGATGATCAATGGGATCATTTCTTTCTGGTTGAGCCTGAATCTGGAAAAGCGTCTGTTCCTGGCTTCGATTCGCACCGTGATTCAACTCCTGCTGATTGGCATGATTCTGGAATGGATTTTCGAGTTATCGTGGTGGCCCGTTATTCTGTTGCTGATGTTCAGCATGACACTTATTGCCAGCCTGACCGCAGTGCAACGTTCGCAAAGACGCTTTCCGGGCATCTGGCTTAACAGCACTATCGCTGTCTTTGTCAGCTCCTGGCTGGTGAGTGGATTTGCATTAACAGTCGTAATCCCTCCGCACAGCTGGTCAAACAATCCGGCTCAGTATCTGATCCCACTCCTGGGAATGATCCTGGGGAACACTTTAAACGGAATCTCGCTGGGCCTGGACCGGCTGAGTGAAGAGCTCGTGATGCGCAGAGGAGAAGTGGAACTCCGACTCTCTCTGGGAGCCACTCGCAATGAGGCTGCCAGAGAAGCACTGCAGAATGCCGTAAGATCAGGCATGACTCCCATCATTAATTCGATGATGGTCGTCGGGCTGGTTTCATTGCCCGGTCTGATGACAGGACAGATCCTCGCAGGAGCCAGTCCGTTGGAATCAGTGAAGTATCAGATCGTGATCATGTTTCTGATCGCATCGGGAACCGCATTAGGAACCGTGATCTCAGTACTGTTGGGGTATCGACGTCTGTTTAATTCCAGACATCAGTTTCTGTTCGAACGGATCACACGCGTCGAAAAATAA